The DNA window ccgcccgacaaacacaaaatttcaataatcggcccgcaggctaTTTACATGAATATAGTCCCCTCCCCCATTTTGGGGTTTCTGCTAAGTCTCTCACAACTTTTCCGAAACTAAATTTCACGAGTTTTCAGCTTGTTGATGTGCAGTTTTGCTTTAAAATCAGtcctttacgagaaaaatgagaagagtcggaattctgagcgaTTTCAGGAGTTTGGGAGAGCCGAGGCTGACTCCCAACAATCACGGTAGAAATagcgtaaaaaaaattattctgctAGTCGAAaggcttcaagaaaatcaccttcttcaaaatttccacggGGTAAGGAGGGTTGCCAGGGCCGGACTGGCTcacatctgagggcgtagatcCTTAGCCGGCCAAGGGGGCATAATGTGATATTTTGCCGAGGGGGTCCCGCACCCCCGACAAGGAGTGGGgtccagaaaattttagaaaattagccCGATTTCACACTCTTTTCAGGGCCAAAGTTACggattaatcgtacagagtggaaattgcaaaattgaacacaTTGAAGTAACCAGAGGACTTGTGAAAAGaacgaaagaaaaacaaatcaaagcTACGAGACGCTAGAAGTGGTCCAAGTTaacatgggaattttttttttcgcccaATGAACCGAGGCGCCCCCTATATTTGTTCCTTACCATCTAAATATGATACCTGCCAAATATTTTCGTTCTCCGACAATATTAACACGTGCCACCGTGAGGCTGAAAATCTCCAAAAAAAgtacattgatttaaatggagcgAAAATGGGCCGATCCGCGGTATTTCGTTTTTCGGTTTTAAAATGCacctaaataaaaaaaaaaaataaaaaaaaaaaccttgacttttattgaaggagGTACCTAGAGGCCTATTGTGTATGACAAAAGCACACATGCGACCCatggggaggaaggggggggcgTCACGACGGAGCGGATTGATTGGCGCCGCACAggcggccctctgtggacaaaaataaaaaattcacaactggACATCTGAATGTTTTTTTGAGTTTGTCATCTTAAAGCTATATTTATAACTCAAAATGATGGTTCAAATTTTTCGCCCAAAATTAGTTCAACTTTGGGTGGAAAGTGGGCgggaaatgggtcgagaatcactggtccatTGGAAATACACAGggaaaaaaaagacgaaaactTCAAATAAAGATTTCTCGCTAGAAACGCAAAATGCTttgggtggttgacattttctcaatCCTCACGTATTCAACTTCAATTCCAACAAAAAgattttgcgactatcagagatatttgaagttcaTGTTTGGgttaatgttaatttttcacgttgcttttacattgctAACATGGGGCTAATTTGAGGTTGCCAAAATCAAATCAACTTTTCTCGAAAAGTACGTCAAAAATCTTGagatataacattttcttattcctcgagtgttttactttgatagtgccaaagggATTTCCTATGTTGGAGccactatcttcattatttcaagttaagtgtcttttaccgatttttgtccgcgtCGTCCATGAGGATGCCGCACTAAAATGCTCATGCATCATGCGCTAAGGTGATCCACTCTGAGCAACTTCGGAAAATGGACCGCAATGCTCCCTAGATTTGCTCCATCCGATCCCAAACGATGCATGCCGCATGTATTTTTACTTCCTGATAATATTAAGACCTGCCACCGTGTGGCtgttttttggggaaaattgaagaaaatagcAAAACATAGTAAAAAAGACGAATATTATAAAACTTCGCAACGTTGACAAAAAAGCAGCGTCGTGCCTCACTCGTGTGTGACCGGGCCcctaaaatacgaattttaagtttcagtacttgtataaaattttcagacacataGCATTCACACGGTTTTCTTGAGAGAAACCAAAAAATGTCCGGAAGTGCGCTAGGCTCTACGCAccaaactgaaaaaagagttaGGTACACACTATGCAACCGCATATTAGAGCTCCCTGCTCCCTGTTACGCATTGTCGTGCCTCCTCAAATAGAATAATTATTTCAAGAGTTTGAAAAGTATATCAACTGTCCCGCTGATAAGCACATCGCAACAATGGTTCACTGGTAAAACTGCTGAGCTAAGTGTAAACAGAAAATCCCATGTTTTCTGGGATAGTAGTGAACCTGGCAGTCAGTCTGTCCGCTTATCGATCGtcaataatttctttttctggAGATATGTTTGTGAAACTATGGCACTCTCAAAGCCATCTTTTCCGAGGGATCGAAACTCATATCTGCTCCCCCGTACTTGAAGGAAgtaaacttctttttttaaaaaacaagtcCTGTgcgttttattattttatttacggGAAGTTCAATTGACTCTACGCAATAGTGCTCACCATGTGGCTCGTGAAGTTATcatttgatatttttattaaatacaATGTTACGTATCAGCGGGCATCAGAAATTTTCGAGCTAGAACATGTTTTAGCTCTTTTACTTTCATTGCAGATTTCGctatttttagacattttttggTTTCTCTCAAGAAAATTTAATCCGTCTGAATGCTATGTGtctgaaaactttttacaagtactgaaacttaaaattcgtattttaggGGCCCGGTCACACACGAGTGAGGCACAACGCTGCTTTTTTGTCAACGTTGCGAAGTTTTACAATATTCgtcttttttactatttttgctattttcttcaatttcccccaaaaaacaGTCACACGGTGGCAGGTCTAATATTTTCAGGAAGTAAAAATACGTGGCATGCCTCGTTTGGGATCGGATGGAGCAAATCTAGGGAGCATCGCGGTCCATTTTCCGATGTTGCCGATGAGTGGATCACCTTAGCGCATGATGCCTTGCGCGGCGCACCGGCGCCAATGAATCCGCTCTGTCGTGACCCCttgcccccccccttcccatgGGTCGCATGTGTGATTTTCTCATTCACATTAGGCCTCTAGGTACCTCCTTCAgtaaaattcatgttttttttattttttttttaggtgcatTTTAAAACCGAAAAACGAAATACCGCGGATCGGCCCATTTTCGCCCCATgtaaatcaatgtaatttttttttcggagatTTTCAGCCTCAAGGCGCGCGGCGGCACGTGTTAATATTGTCgaagaacaaaaatatttgGCAGGTATCATATTTGGATGGTAAGGAACAAATTTAGGGGGCGCCTCGGttcattttctaaagttgccCAGCTTGGACCACCCTAACGAGACGCGTCTGTGCACCATTATTTCCAGAAGAACCGAGCTAGAGCTTGCGACCTCTAAAActgattttaaatacttaaagTCTTGAAATGATGCACCAAATTCGGGTTTATGAACCTAAGAAATATGTGAGCCGAAAAAATCTATTTGACgtcatagaaaaatgaaactgtaCATTTAGAAAGCACAATGTGAAATGATGTGCAATGCACAATGTGTTCGGGTGAGTTTTACATGGCGTTATAAGGGCGGAAAGGAGCACTAGTCcgaaaaaatattgatgttaGGAACAGAGAGGAAACATTGAATAAGCATGCGTTAAATGGCTCTTGTGTAATTTTGGcagctgaatccgaaaatcacCGTATTTTTTCTCCTGTCATTCAGTCTGCATAAACTGCTACGTGCGAAGCACGTACGGGTCGCTAGTGGGAATATAAATCTATTAAATGCATCCGAGATCTACAGCAGGACGTCCCATTCAACAATCATTTTTTTGGCATAATGTTCTTGGACGTGACCGAACGATTGGAGCCTAATTTTGCAAGATTAAACATAactaaatttgattgaaattcactgTCTGAATGACCTCTTTCTGCTCCGCTGTTAAATCCTGAGTTATTGGCGAACAAGGTGCCAGGTGTAGTCATTTGATATAATTATTATTAACGATATTTtctttaacccttagatgctgAAGTCGGGTCAAACTGACCCGAGGCTTGCTTAAAAAAACGTGCCCCGCGGGTTGATAGGGACCGGTACATACCTACCTACGAGCTTTAGATGTAGGTCTGCTAATACATCGtaggtaaaaaaataatcagatatcaaattgaagaaaaagaagagaaaatcgAGTACCAGCAGTTCGGAGAGACATAATCGGGCCTTGTATTTTACTTGTTCTCTGGTTGGAATCTTGTCAGCAACTTCCTTCCACTCATCTTGACAATCAAGAAGAAGGCCGTAGACCCTCAAGCCAATGGATGCCAACAGGCAATTTCCGGCGTCATTGATAAGTCTTAAATCTCATTTAATGAGGGATTTTTCTGTTGTCCATTAAACCTTTAGCTCGTTCGGGCTTTAAATTTGTccttttttaagcttcctgcCCGTAACTTTTCACTATATTCTATAtcttttttcattgtaaaagaaaTGTAATTCTTTGTACCTATTATGTGACaaataaacaattaaaaaaaaaaaacaaaacaaaacttgTTCTCTAGAATGGAACATTGCGAGtacacgcctcgcgccatcgcgccttcgattttgcagatacaacgctgacatccattaagcacgaatagttgcgtacCTCTGGGCCATCCGCGAGTCCGTAAGTTCGTTATAAACtgcttttttgaactttcagtAAGAATGGACTCAGTTTCGAAACATTCAAATAGACACCAATAACTTCTTTCATTACCCATACCATGCTTTAAGTTTAATAACTTACGTCCATTGACCGCCTCTTGCGCgactccttcttttcttttctttcattttccagtttttcctctTCCTGCGGAAATGAAAAAGTatcaaaatattaagaaaatgtcaaactAGTCCAACCCAACAAGTATAAACGATAATAGATATACAGggccttcaaaaatttcagctctctcctcccccctccttaacttttgaacggttgcaCTCAGTCAAATGATGTGTTTACAGTGTTCCTCGATCAATAGGTACTACTTTAGCGCCCCCTGGTCACTAGGtacgaaaaataatttttgatttgAGGTTTACCTAGCGCTAGCGGTCAGAGGGCGCTTCCCCGAAATTTTGAGAATGCTCAAAAGTAGCTACTCTGGACTTACCAACTTTGTCGAAATTTCAGTTGGCTAGGTGCAATCGTTCCAAACTTACGTGAGAGGGGGGAGAGTGCGGTCCGTGGAGTAGCCGGAGAGGGCGGCCTGGGACCTTCAAAGtcgaaatttgcattttttttcttttttttttcaaagagctCGTAATTCTGATCATTTGAAGCATGAGTTTGGTTCTCTAGGATTTTTCAATCGGCGCacaagattttttgaaaataggccCATTTTGAACTTGGATCGTAAATATCTCgtcgaaaaaaaatcgagagatCTAGactttaactcaaaaaattaaagaaaatttaaaaaaaaaaaaaaaaaaaaaaaaaaaccacagatTTAAGTTATCACTCGCCATTCCTccgaaaaatccaattttcatcGGGAAAATGGGCATTTTTGGGCGATTTCGTTATTTTTCCGACTGTTATTCCCCCTGCATAATGAAGGTAAACGTATTCTCAGGTACAAAACAGGTCTCTTCTAATGTATTTTGAGtagctgagtccgaaaatggcCTCCGTTTTTCTCTGTTACCTCTcagtttttgggaaaattttattcattttccagGATAATTGTACGAAAATACTAAGAAGCTCGTTTTCTAGAGAAATTCACTATTTCCGCAGAACTGAAAGGGGATGTAAAAAAATGGAGGTCAcgttcggattcagcagctcaATACACATAAGCATCATTCTACGTAGGGTCCAggaaaacacattaaaaaaattgtatgagcGATAAGACTGCGTcaattttgctcattttcccggggaAAATTGTcctttccggaaaattgatagATGGTAGAGAGAAACTGAGgccattttcggactcagcgagTTGTTATTTAAGATGATATGTGGCTGGGGCTTCGCCGCTAGCCGTGACGTTGGTTGGTTGATGAAAAGGGCCtctaaattattaatattttgacagatttttacTTCGACACTAGTAGCCtgattgtcaaaatttcatgtttgtcGACCACTTAAGACAATATTAAGGAGAATGGAGTTGTGTGTTTGGTCGCGGTTTTGTCAGTCATTCTCTTTGTGGCGCCTATGTTGAGTGAATTTGACTAccaactggaccgcgttaaacagaaaggaaccaagccacatcagctattgccaaatttaattgggcaatttaattttttacatgaaaacggttgtgcagatttttgtgcaaatttcagtgatttttctccataatacaaagcaaattccttacaattttcaaaggaatctgcacaaatgttctctcgtaaaaaataaaatgtccttgttaaatttggcaatagctgatgtggcttggttcctttctgtttaacgcggtccaactatCGGCAATTCAAGAGGTGCCTCTGCCCTCACGCTGATTACACCCTTTAGAAGCACGACAAAGAGGATGGCTGACAAAACCTACCAATCACAGAACTCTATTCTCCTTGGTCTTCTATTATCCggtcgacaaacacaaaatttcaattatcagatTTCTGGCGTGAAATTGGTTGACTATTGCATTCTCTGGTGATATGATAAGGTGTACTAAGGTGAAAGTTGGTCAACTTCTTTCAAATAACTCGCATACTCACCTCAGGAGCAGCTATGACCAAAACTGCATGGTCTCGATCTCTCCGGGTATAATTGtttaaaaaccataaaaatgaGGAATAcgtatcgacgatgaaactaccagaccacgtatctcggtttgcgggaTTACAGATTTCCTGccctacttcattttttaaacggaaaattattaaacttcaattcttgaaaacttccgcaatttttcttccctaagcaaggaaaactctgtgaaaacttcatgGAATAGTTTTAGTTTCTTCTCCtgcaaacaaataaaataggagcagagatgtttcaacactgcaaacgagatacgtggtttggtagtttcaccgtctacATATTTCTTTTAAGCCATGCATAAGGTAatgaataaaagtaaaaaaaaatctacattatttggattgcattttgcaaaaaggaaccactagcattgcaatgatgctaagattgtgcaacttcatcttttgcaataaaattgtggaaatcgtgaaaaactatgaaatttagatggtaatttttgtcttaaatttacagtttttagcgagtaaaatagaaactattaatggataattaggtttttcctccaagacaaaagaagttgcacaatctgagcaacattgcaatgctagtggttcctttttgcaaaatgcaatccatttatagGTATTAAAACCGCTACTCACTCTGAATTTGGCAATCAGCAGATTTGCCTCTGCTAGGGCTCGCGCCCTCCGGATCGGGCAACGGATAGTCATCGAGTTGTAATATATCAACTCAGTCGTTCGACTAGCGATATGCTCATCTGAAATAGAGTAATAAACTCACATGAAGGGTAGAATAACCACAAATTATCCTTGTAGCATGTCTTTTGGATAGATATTCATTCcctggtgaatttttttttttttttttttttttttttttttttttttttttttacttcaaatagcccacaagggctaatcccacgctttaagtcccatcccccctccgtccctactgatcCAGTCCCAGGCTACCGTTGTTTGAGACGATCAAACTTGGGTCGCCttgccgggaatcgaacccgggatctcccgatcatagagcaaccactacaccacaggaggccgacagcacttaaatattacaCAGCACTTTATTGACTATTTTaatttatgtatatattattctacctctccttctctattgctaatgattgatatatatattattctatctCTCCTTCTCTTGGCTAATAGTTATTAAATATCTTCTCTTCATCTATTGAATTATTGTTGCTCATTTTCATTATGTTTTATCTATAGGAATTATTTTTGCTATCATGGGAGGGGTTATTTATTGATTTCCACTAATCTTGGGTTTAACTCTAAATAATTATAACCTGGTGTCTCAGTTTGGTGTCTCAGAATTGGCcgtttaagaaagaaaaaaaaatctaaaaggaaacTCAGGTCAGGAATCCTGGGGTCAACGTATAGCAGATTCTTTCACTAACTGATTTGATTGTAGCTTATTTTAAGCTCTAATCACTCGAACAAATCGCACGTGAATATCTTTAACTGTTTCAAAGGTATGATTGGAACGTGttccgactttaaaaaatggcgaaGTCGCACTTGGTGAGCTGAGGAGAAAACAAAGACCAACCCTGGATTCGGAGGCCAGAAGTGACCTTCTATCATTGGTATGGATACACGCAAAAACGTCGATCTCACAACGCTCTACGGCGCTCtacgacgcctaaccgccacaagaCCCGGTCCTCTCATAACCCTTCAAGGATTTGGCACTCGGTCATTTCCTTTAAAACC is part of the Bemisia tabaci chromosome 1, PGI_BMITA_v3 genome and encodes:
- the LOC140225518 gene encoding uncharacterized protein, whose amino-acid sequence is MPKRRQVCRIIAVPKKRKMEFSPDEHIASRTTELIYYNSMTIRCPIRRARALAEANLLIAKFREEEKLENERKEKKESRKRRSMDVDPGSNVKRSPSSASASGSDL